AAGCATTAATACGGTGGATCCATCCTGAAAAAGGGATTATTCCACCTGCAGCCTTTATTCCTTTAGCGGAAGAGACTGGGTTGATTATTCCAATGGGTGAGTGGGCAATACGAACGGCGTGCCAAGAAAATAAAAAGTGGCAGGATGCAGGTTATTCACCTGTCATGGTTTCTGTAAATATATCTGGCTAAACAGTTCTTCCAATCAAATTTGGTTGAAATTGTAGAAACTGCCTTAAGCGAGACCGGGCTCCATCCAAATTATTTAGAACTCGAGATTACGGAAAGTATTACGATGGATGTTGAACGTTCGATAAAAACATTATTGGAGTTACAGAGAATTGGGGTCAAGGTAAGTATCGATGATTTTGGTACGGGGTATAGCTCTCTAAATTATCTTAAGAGACTTCCTATTGATAAGCTAAAAATCGACCAAACCTTTATTCGGGAATGTCCTGATGATAGTAACAGCAATACCCTTGTAAGGACGATTATTATCATGGCTCATCTTCTAAAAATGAAGGTCATCGCAGAGGGAGTCGAATCAGAGGAACAAGTATCCTTTCTTCTTGGGCAGGGTTGTAAGGAGGCGCAGGGATATTTTTTCAGTAAACCCCTTCCAGTATCAGAATTTGAAACGAACTATCTACAAAAACGCTTGGAAAAATAACTCCAAGCGTTTTTTTGTGATCTATTTGATTTATCGTTTTAAACGGCTTAACACCCGTTCTTCAAATTCTGCTTGATCTATATCTAATCCAATCACTTCATTTCGAAAGGACTTAAAACGTCCATTCTCCACCTCAAGTGTGAAATATCCTCTAGAACTTGAAAGGTTAATATCGCCGATAATATTTTTCCTTTTGGCAGGGTCAAACAAATTCACTAAATTAGGATTGCTTGGATGCGGCTTGAATCGACAGCCCTGTTCCACACAAACTCTTACAATATTCCGTACCTTTGGATTCGTAATGCTTTCAACCTTTTTTATTACTTCCTCGTTAGCCATCGGTGTGATTCTCCTTTCCATTCTTCAAACAGTATGCTGCTGCTTAAAGAATTATGCATCGATATTAAAGCATCTGCGATTTGGTGTGAATTCCTACTAATGTCCCAACATAGTGCACTAAGACAACTAGTAATATAGAGTGATAAATAAAAATTGGAGGATCTTAATGAATACTATTTTGATTACAGGCGCTTCATCCGGTATTGGACGAGCAACTGCGTTATGTTTTGCAAAGAAAGGTTGGAATGTAATTGCAGGAATGCGTTCCCCTGAGAATGAAACGGAGTTAAAGGTTATTCATAATATAATGGTGACTAGACTTGATGTAGAAGATAAAGAGTCTATTCAGGAATCGATAATGTTAGGGATAGAAACTTTCGAAGAAATTAATGTTCTCCTTAATAATGCAGGCCATGGTTCTATGGGAATCTTTGAAGCAGCAACAGAGGAAAGAATTCGAAAACAATTTGATGTAAATGTTTTCGGATTAATGAGTATGACTCAGGCTGTGTTACCTCATTTCCGTGCTAATAAAAAAGGAATGGTCATCAATATGTCCTCTATGGGTGGAAAAATAACATTACCTCTTATGTCGGTTTATCACGCATCTAAATTTGCTGTTGAGGGCTTTTCCGAGGCATTATCTTATGAATTAGCACCTCAAAACATCACGGTTAAATTAATTGAACCTGGTGCAGTAAACACTGCTTTTGGGAGAAGACCCTCCGACTTCTACTTTGATGATAAATTTGAAGATTATATTCAATATCGTTGTCAGGTCATGCAGGCACTTGGTAAATTGAAAGCGGAAATGCTGTCTCCAGAGAAAGTAGCGGAAGTGGTTTATCTTGCCGCAACAGATGGGTCCAGCCAACTTCGTTACGTGGTGGGAGAAGATGCAAAATCATTAATAAATCTCCGTGAGAAATCAGGTGATGAAGAGTTTATTAAGCAGATCTCTCAAATGTTTTAGATATATTTTTTAACCTTACAAATGTGTAAGGCAAATGTAAGGAAAGGAAATTTTTATTTAAAGGTATTTGCCTTATACTCCTCTTATAGAAAAAATGAGGTGGAGGTTTTTGTTATGAATGAGAATTTATTTAGATTGATTAATGATTTAGGTAAACAATATACAATTGTTAATCCTGCTGTTGTATTTATTGCGGAATATACCGTTATTTTCTTAGCAGTAGCAGTTCTTCTATTCTGGTTTACTCGGGTTAACCAGAATAGAATCATGGTGATTTGTGGCTCATTTACATTTGTTATTGCAGAGATTTTTGGAAAGATAGCTGGGAAACTTCATTCGAATCATCAGCCGTTTGCCGAACTATCTAACGTAAATCAGCTAATAGAAAAAGCAGTTGATAATTCATTTCCCAGCGACCACACGATATTGTTTTTTTCATTTTGTATGACATTTTGGTTATTTAGAGGCGCTAAAGGAGCTATCTGGATCCTACTTGCCTTACTTGTTGGCATTTCACGTATTTGGGTCGGGGTTCATTATCCAGCAGATATCTTAGTTGGAGCAATGATTAGTATCGTGACAGCATTCATAGTCTTTCGAGTTGTTCCTAAATTAAGTATCGTTCAAAAATCACTCGGGATTTATGAAAAAGGGGAATCCTATATCCTGCCGTTAAAGAAGGACAATTATCATGGGTGAAAATTATTATAGAAGAAACCTGCTTAATCAACCATTTAAGCAGGTTTTACTTTATGAATGAGAATAACTCCAATCCCATACACAATAGAAATACATTGTGGAAAGATAGTAGACGAATAATGATAAGAAACTGGGATAGTTCTTTGGAATTGGAATAAATTTCATATTGAACAGTTCTTGTTACGATGTTATTATAAGAAAGTTCCTTCGCGATGTGATTAACAACATGATGAATTTAAAAAAATGTGTTGACTCATGTGAAGTGAATATGATAAGATATTTTTTGTCGCTAAAAACAAGTGACACATTGTTCTTTGAAAACTAAACAAACAAGAACGTCAACAAAAAATATTAGTTTCTTCTATAGAAACTAGCCAACGTAACAAATGAGCTAATCAACTTTCTTGGAGAGTTTGATCCTGGCTCAGGACGAACGCTGGCGGCGTGCCTAATACATGCAAGTCGAGCGAATCTTAAGGTGCTTGCACCTTATGGTTAGCGGCGGACGGGTGAGTAACACGTGGGCAACCTGCCTGTAAGACTGGGATAACTTCGGGAAACCGGAGCTAATACCGGATAATCCTTTTCCTCTCATGAGGAAAAGCTGAAAGTCGGTTTCGGCTGACACTTACAGATGGGCCCGCGGCGCATTAGCTAGTTGGTGAGGTAACGGCTCACCAAGGCGACGATGCGTAGCCGACCTGAGAGGGTGATCGGCCACACTGGGACTGAGACACGGCCCAGACTCCTACGGGAGGCAGCAGTAGGGAATCTTCCGCAATGGACGAAAGTCTGACGGAGCAACGCCGCGTGAGCGATGAAGGCCTTCGGGTCGTAAAGCTCTGTTGTTAGGGAAGAACAAGTACCGGAGTAACTGCCGGTACCTTGACGGTACCTAACCAGAAAGCCACGGCTAACTACGTGCCAGCAGCCGCGGTAATACGTAGGTGGCAAGCGTTGTCCGGAATTATTGGGCGTAAAGCGCGCGCAGGCGGTCCTTTAAGTCTGATGTGAAAGCCCACGGCTCAACCGTGGAGGGTCATTGGAAACTGGGGGACTTGAGTACAGAAGAGGAAAGCGGAATTCCACGTGTAGCGGTGAAATGCGTAGAGATGTGGAGGAACACCAGTGGCGAAGGCGGCTTTCTGGTCTGTAACTGACGCTGAGGCGCGAAAGCGTGGGGAGCAAACAGGATTAGATACCCTGGTAGTCCACGCCGTAAACGATGAGTGCTAAGTGTTAGAGGGTTTCCGCCCTTTAGTGCTGCAGCTAACGCATTAAGCACTCCGCCTGGGGAGTACGGCCGCAAGGCTGAAACTCAAAGGAATTGACGGGGGCCCGCACAAGCGGTGGAGCATGTGGTTTAATTCGAAGCAACGCGAAGAACCTTACCAGGTCTTGACATCCTCTGACACTCCTAGAGATAGGACGTTCCCCTTCGGGGGACAGAGTGACAGGTGGTGCATGGTTGTCGTCAGCTCGTGTCGTGAGATGTTGGGTTAAGTCCCGCAACGAGCGCAACCCTTGATCTTAGTTGCCAGCATTCAGTTGGGCACTCTAAGGTGACTGCCGGTGACAAACCGGAGGAAGGTGGGGATGACGTCAAATCATCATGCCCCTTATGACCTGGGCTACACACGTGCTACAATGGATGGTACAAAGGGCTGCGAGACCGCGAGGTTTAGCCAATCCCATAAAACCATTCTCAGTTCGGATTGTAGGCTGCAACTCGCCTACATGAAGCCGGAATCGCTAGTAATCGCGGATCAGCATGCCGCGGTGAATACGTTCCCGGGCCTTGTACACACCGCCCGTCACACCACGAGAGTTTGTAACACCCGAAGTCGGTGGGGTAACCGCAAGGAGCCAGCCGCCTAAGGTGGGACAGATGATTGGGGTGAAGTCGTAACAAGGTAGCCGTATCGGAAGGTGCGGCTGGATCACCTCCTTTCTAAGGATAATGCAGTCCTTGTGGACTGATAAACCGTTGACCGTTACTTGTTTGTTTAGTTTTGAGAGTGCAATTCTCTCATTATATTTTGTTCCTTGAAAACTAGATAATCATAAGAAGAAGTCAAAGTAAAACCGAGAATCGCCACATTAGTTTTTCTCTCTTATTTAATAAGAGTATAACCATTTAGGTTAAGTTAGAAAGGGCGCACGGTGGATGCCTTGGCACTAGGAGCCGATGAAGGACGGGACTAACACCGATATGCTTCGGGGAGCTGTAAGTAAGCTTTGATCCGGAGATTTCCGAATGGGGGAACCCACTGCTCGTAATGGAGCAGTATCTTTACCTGAATACATAGGGTATTGAAGGCAGACCCGGGGAACTGAAACATCTAAGTACCCGGAGGAAGAGAAAGCAAACGCGATTCCCTGAGTAGCGGCGAGCGAAACGGGACATAGCCCAAACCAAGAGGCTTGCCTCTTGGGGTTGTAGGACACTCAACATGGAGTTACAAAGGAACGGGGTAGATGAAGCGATCTGGAAAGATCCGTCATAGAAGGTAAAAACCCTGTAGTTGAAACTTCGTTCCCTCCTGAGTGGATCCTGAGTACGGCCGGACACGTGAAATCCGGTCGGAAGCTGGGAGGACCATCTCCCAAGGCTAAATACTCCCTAGTGACCGATAGTGAACCAGTACCGTGAGGGAAAGGTGAAAAGCACCCCGGAAGGGGAGTGAAAGAGATCCTGAAACCGTGTGCCTACAAGTAGTCAGAGCCCTATGTTTTTTCTTTCGAAAAAACCCGGGTGATGGCGTGCCTTTTGTAGAATGAACCGGCGAGTTACGATCCCATGCAAGGTTAAGTTGAAGAGACGGAGCCGCAGCGAAAGCGAGTCTGAATAGGGCGAATTGAGTATGTGGTCGTAGACCCGAAACCAGGTGATCTACCCATGTCCAGGGTGAAGTCCAGGTAACACTGGATGGAGGCCCGAACCCACGCACGTTGAAAAGTGCGGGGATGAGGTGTGGGTAGCGGAGAAATTCCAATCGAACTTGGAGATAGCTGGTTCTCTCCGAAATAGCTTTAGGGCTAGCCTCACGTTGTAAGAGTCTTGGAGGTAGAGCACTGTTTGGACTAGGGGCCCTCATCGGGTTACCGAATTCAGACAAACTCCGAATGCCAAAGACTTATCCGTGGGAGTCAGACTGCGAGTGATAAGATCCGTAGTCAAAAGGGAAACAGCCCAGACCACCAGCTAAGGTCCCAAAGTTTACGTTAAGTGGAAAAGGATGTGGAGTTGCTTAGACAACCAGGATGTTGGCTTAGAAGCAGCCACCATTTAAAGAGTGCGTAATAGCTCACTGGTCGAGTGACTCTGCGCCGAAAATGTACCGGGGCTAAACGTAACACCGAAGCTGTGGATTGACACCGTATGGTGTCAGTGGTAGGAGAGCGTTCTAAGGGCGTTGAAGCTAGACCGTAAGGACTGGTGGAGCGCTTAGAAGTGAGAATGCCGGTATGAGTAGCGAAAGATGGGTGAGAATCCCATCCACCGTATGCCTAAGGTTTCCTGAGGAAGGCTCGTCCTCTCAGGGTTAGTCGGGACCTAAGCCGAGGCCGAAAGGCGTAGGCGATGGACAACAGGTTGATATTCCTGTACCACCTCTTTATCGTTTGAGTGATGGGGGGACGCAGGAGGATAGGGTAAGCGCGCTGTTGGATATGCGCGTCTAAGCAGTTAGGCTGGTAAGTAGGAAAATCCGCTTACCATAAAGGTTGAGCTGTGATAGCGAGGGAAATATAGTACCGAAGTTCCTGATTCCACACTGCCAAGAAAAGCCTCTAGCGAGATAAAAGGTGCCCGTACCGCAAACCGACACAGGTAGGCGAGGAGAGAATCCTAAGGTGAGCGAGAGAACTCTCGTTAAGGAACTCGGCAAAATGACCCCGTAACTTCGGGAGAAGGGGTGCTTTTTGAGGTGAATAGCCTCGAAGAGCCGCAGTGAATAGGCCCAGGCGACTGTTTAGCAAAAACACAGGTCTCTGCGAAGCCGCAAGGCGAAGTATAGGGGCTGACGCCTGCCCGGTGCTGGAAGGTTAAGAGGAGGGGTTAGCGCAAGCGAAGCTCTGAATCGAAGCCCCAGTAAACGGCGGCCGTAACTATAACGGTCCTAAGGTAGCGAAATTCCTTGTCGGGTAAGTTCCGACCCGCACGAAAGGCGTAACGATCTGGGCACTGTCTCAACGAGAGACTCGGTGAAATTATAGTACCTGTGAAGATGCAGGTTACCCGCGACAGGACGGAAAGACCCCGTGGAGCTTTACTGTAGCCTGATATTGAATTTTGGTACAGCTTGTACAGGATAGGTAGGAGCCTGAGAAACCGGAGCACAAGCTTCGGTGGAGGCGTCGGTGGGATACTACCCTGGCTGTATTGAAATTCTAACCCACACCCCTGATCGGGGTGGGAGACAGTGTCAGGTGGGCAGTTTGACTGGGGCGGTCGCCTCCTAAAGAGTAACGGAGGCGCCCAAAGGTTCCCTCAGAATGGTTGGAAATCATTCGTAGAGTGTAAAGGCACAAGGGAGCTTGACTGCGAGACCTACAAGTCGAGCAGGGACGAAAGTCGGGCTTAGTGATCCGGTGGTTCCGCATGGAAGGGCCATCGCTCAACGGATAAAAGCTACCCCGGGGATAACAGGCTTATCTCCCCCAAGAGTCCACATCGACGGGGAGGTTTGGCACCTCGATGTCGGCTCATCGCATCCTGGGGCTGTAGTCGGTCCCAAGGGTTGGGCTGTTCGCCCATTAAAGCGGTACGCGAGCTGGGTTCAGAACGTCGTGAGACAGTTCGGTCCCTATCCGTCGTGGGCGCAGGAAATTTGAGAGGAGCTGTCCTTAGTACGAGAGGACCGGGATGGACGCACCGCTGGTGTACCAGTTGTCTTGCCAAAGGCATCGCTGGGTAGCTATGTGCGGACGGGATAAGTGCTGAAAGCATCTAAGCATGAAGCCCCCCTCAAGATGAGATTTCCCATAGCGTCAAGCTAGTAAGAACCCTGAAAGATGATCAGGTTGATAGGTCAGAGGTGGAAGCGTGGTAACATGTGGAGCTGACTGATACTAATCGTTCGAGGACTTAACCAATTTTAAAAGCGAACTCGTTTTACAAACTTCTTCTGAAATTATCTAGTTTTGAGGGAATGAAACCTCAAATTAAATAGTCTGGCAATAATGGCGAGAAGGTCACACCCGTTCCCATACCGAACACGGAAGTTAAGCTTCTCAGCGCCGATGGTAGTTGGGACTTTGTCCCTGTGAGAGTAGGACGTTGCCAGGCGAAAGACAGAAATATCCTTTCTGTCTTTTTTAATCCCATTTATAAAAATGGAAAAAACTTTCTGTTGTTTGATAACACCGACGGTGTTATGATATAAAAGTCGCTCAGAAAACAACCTTATCAGTTCTAACTTAGTTCTCTAGTAAATTGGAAATATTTTATAATTGATATAGTAGTAGAAAAGCGATATAC
This genomic stretch from Neobacillus niacini harbors:
- a CDS encoding EAL domain-containing protein, producing the protein MAKQFFQSNLVEIVETALSETGLHPNYLELEITESITMDVERSIKTLLELQRIGVKVSIDDFGTGYSSLNYLKRLPIDKLKIDQTFIRECPDDSNSNTLVRTIIIMAHLLKMKVIAEGVESEEQVSFLLGQGCKEAQGYFFSKPLPVSEFETNYLQKRLEK
- a CDS encoding SDR family oxidoreductase; translated protein: MNTILITGASSGIGRATALCFAKKGWNVIAGMRSPENETELKVIHNIMVTRLDVEDKESIQESIMLGIETFEEINVLLNNAGHGSMGIFEAATEERIRKQFDVNVFGLMSMTQAVLPHFRANKKGMVINMSSMGGKITLPLMSVYHASKFAVEGFSEALSYELAPQNITVKLIEPGAVNTAFGRRPSDFYFDDKFEDYIQYRCQVMQALGKLKAEMLSPEKVAEVVYLAATDGSSQLRYVVGEDAKSLINLREKSGDEEFIKQISQMF
- a CDS encoding undecaprenyl-diphosphatase, encoding MNENLFRLINDLGKQYTIVNPAVVFIAEYTVIFLAVAVLLFWFTRVNQNRIMVICGSFTFVIAEIFGKIAGKLHSNHQPFAELSNVNQLIEKAVDNSFPSDHTILFFSFCMTFWLFRGAKGAIWILLALLVGISRIWVGVHYPADILVGAMISIVTAFIVFRVVPKLSIVQKSLGIYEKGESYILPLKKDNYHG